A region of Alteromonadaceae bacterium 2753L.S.0a.02 DNA encodes the following proteins:
- a CDS encoding FG-GAP repeat protein: MPSRFRFSLLQNIVGTFLLLSPFATQAALQTTDLDSDGMPDEWEMAYGLSSFDPSDASSDFDLDSVNNLDEYLNGTSPQIVDSDFDGVPDAEDKFPADSTQAYDTDNDGLPDLWEIRYGLDLYMELDASSDNDGDTLTALQEYQLGTNPNKFDSDHDGLADNDDAFPTNSQYKLDTDSDGLPDAYEMANFFDPNFSLDANEDFDGDSLSNLQEFELGTNPREQDSDGDFSFDFEDPAPTNPLYVFDSDNDGLPDYWENIHGLNPYMFDRWDDFDGDFLTNLQEYEKGTDPQQPDSDGDGLFDAEDLYPTNIAYRSDYDKDGLPDYYEDALGLNSGDQMDGALDSDYDHLSNSLEFFLGTNPQELDSDFDGVDDKFDLFPTDRTKALDMDFDGLPDSWEVIYALDYAIPENADWDDDDDQLSNRQEYLLGTNPRDDDSDNDGTIDGQDAYPLDSRYQNDSDNDGLPDKYEIAKQLNPQFADPVNDDWDTDGLSLLQEFLAGTDFNNPDSDGDYTPDGDDIDPTNPQYRDDFNGNRIPDEWEIEYGIYNPFPPGPQIPSYIYGDFDTDGLADYDEFILGTDPTKQDTDLDGEWDGSDHYPLNTAYRKDGDRDGMPDTFEDFFGFYSWDTFDGALDIDGDQLNNSREFLAGTNPQIPDTDFDGVLDGFDLYPTDPTKALDTDHDGLPDSWEVINRLDYTFPEDAEWDMEPDGLSNIEEYQLGTNPWAADSDKDGVDDIEDFDPLNSEYGLDSDGDGLPDAYENLYPQYLSVTFPDPVNEDLDSDGLTLLEEFRAGTDFMEPDTDGDTVWDGEDAAPLNPAYAFDYDSDGMPDEYEYENGLSSAFPDSGLDSDQDGLTNYQEFLLGTDPQNRDTDGDGFWDGQEHFPLNPSFGFDSDRDGMPDEYEIKNGLDPYNLYDGGEDLDGDMLNNSQEFLAGTRPDSPDTDFDGVLDGDDLWPLDRTKALDSDKDGLPDAWEIVNQLDYLYAEDANYDMEPDGLTNLQEFQLGTNPWKADTDNDGVNDDIDFDPLNPEYGLDTDGDGLPDAYELKYPQYLSVDFPDPVDDDFDTDGLTLLEEFQAGSDFMERDTDNDGLLDGDDIAPTNPLYTFDEDNDGIPNEYEYEHGLAPFEDDSQDDLDGDWLSNLQEFLLGTDPQNRDTDGDGFWDGQEHFPLNPSFGFDSDRDGMPDEYEIKNGLDPYNLYDGGEDLDGDMLNNSQEFLAGTRPDSPDTDFDGVLDGDDLWPLDRTKALDSDKDGLPDAWEIVNQLDYLYAEDANYDMEPDGLTNLQEFQLGTNPWKADTDNDGVNDDIDFDPLNPEYGLDTDGDGLPDAYELKYPQYLSVDFPDPVDDDFDTDGLTLLEEFQAGSDFMERDTDNDGLLDGDDIAPTNPLYTFDEDNDGIPNEYEYEHGLAPFEDDSQDDLDGDWLSNLQEFLLGTDPQNRDTDGDGFWDGQEHFPLNPSFGFDSDRDGMPDEYEIKNGLDPYNLYDGGEDLDGDMLNNSQEFLAGTRPDSPDTDFDGVLDGDDLWPLDRTKALDSDKDGLPDAWEIVNQLDYLYAEDANYDMEPDGLTNLQEFQLGTNPWKADTDNDGVNDDIDFDPLNPEYGLDTDGDGLPDAYELKYPQYLSVDFPDPVDDDFDTDGLTLLEEFQAGSDFMERDTDNDGLLDGDDIAPTNPLYTFDEDNDGIPNEYEYEHGLAPFEDDSQDDLDGDWLSNLQEFLLGTDPQNRDTDGDGFWDGQEHFPLLAVYSFDMDRDGIPAEWETDHGSSDYNTEDALFDNDGNGLSNLDEFLAAGSQGLDSDLDGIPDDYEINNGLDPQDPYDSELDLDGDNLTNLEEYSLGTSANNPDSDGDQLDDYFEATHELDPTVDGGEAMQDNDSDGLTNLQEYLVGTSISNPDTDGDLVLDGEDDLPLDPTETVDTDGDGIGNITDTDDDNDGLSDETESNLGANPLLADMDEDGVIDGEDPDFYNPNVPFMRIYFGTEVEETLGYDIKNVGDVNMDGIVDYAISRIDAASEAPHKGEVDVYSGSSGNLLYTIINTVFQEGTSVLGTVIEPAGDLNGDGYADLLLGVEYSDTNGIRSGTLLFYSGYDGSLLRKVYGDAAKAKLGNNIVKVGDLDEDGLPEFVAGQSLLTADGSYDNYVRIYSGNDGSMLLNLFVADYAPTPPVSFSLGDINSDGVPDFGVVAAVYTDTSTIIAYSGRDHSVIYQSDLGDVRSIKRHQVATIADNNGDGISDLLIGFPNSSDPNLKNGAVKIISGSDGSILKTLSVPIDKIYLGQSVADVGDVDGDGVSDVAAGTTDSPWGQRNIIFVLSGKTGEILAEFHTPSGSEDCARMSSLDNIDNQIGSEFLISFCAEGENDSQLGRVALVSLYGDNDNDLMPHAWELNYGLDPFDPSDADGDLDGDGFTNVEEYLNGTPPNEAAEVFSLNISTLTPAPVTRVNFLDYPPMSYGWSQDKERDGTVTVLDDGATLYMEGNRWQRIALQYEMTPNTVIEFDFRSDLAGEIQGLGFDVDDGIDASITFAVYGTQNWGIRDYRYNQPGEYQHMAIDAGQFYTIDANYLIFSGDDDRNKAGISYFSNILVYESDQPTEPYFEVSSETSWSDLAVSLYGDVRIGSQLEDLLGLNYALVPGTIIPQSSLPTSVAIHY; the protein is encoded by the coding sequence ATGCCATCGCGCTTTCGCTTCTCATTATTACAAAATATAGTCGGCACCTTTTTACTCCTCTCTCCTTTCGCAACTCAGGCAGCTCTGCAAACAACGGATTTGGATTCCGACGGCATGCCTGATGAATGGGAAATGGCGTATGGCCTGAGTAGTTTTGACCCATCAGACGCCAGCAGCGACTTTGATCTCGATAGTGTCAACAACCTCGACGAATACCTAAACGGCACTAGCCCGCAGATCGTCGATAGCGATTTCGATGGCGTCCCTGACGCTGAAGACAAATTCCCCGCAGATTCAACACAAGCGTACGATACCGATAACGATGGTCTGCCCGACCTCTGGGAAATTCGCTACGGCTTGGATTTATACATGGAGCTTGATGCATCCTCCGACAACGACGGCGACACATTAACCGCGTTACAGGAATATCAACTTGGCACCAACCCAAATAAATTCGACAGTGACCACGATGGCTTAGCGGACAACGACGACGCCTTCCCCACAAACAGTCAATACAAACTCGATACCGATAGCGATGGTCTGCCCGATGCCTATGAAATGGCAAACTTTTTCGACCCCAATTTCTCGTTAGATGCCAACGAAGATTTCGATGGTGACAGCCTCAGTAATTTGCAGGAATTCGAATTAGGTACCAACCCGCGAGAACAAGACAGTGACGGTGATTTCAGTTTCGACTTTGAAGACCCAGCACCAACTAACCCTCTATATGTCTTCGATAGCGACAACGACGGCTTGCCCGATTACTGGGAAAACATTCACGGTTTAAATCCGTACATGTTCGATCGATGGGATGATTTTGATGGGGATTTTCTCACAAACCTCCAAGAGTATGAAAAAGGTACCGATCCACAGCAACCTGATAGCGACGGTGATGGCCTGTTTGATGCTGAAGATCTCTACCCAACGAATATTGCTTATCGCTCGGACTACGATAAAGATGGTTTACCCGACTATTATGAGGATGCGCTGGGATTAAATTCCGGTGACCAAATGGATGGCGCGTTGGATTCCGATTACGATCACCTGAGCAATTCGTTGGAATTCTTCTTGGGAACCAACCCCCAAGAACTGGATAGCGATTTTGACGGTGTTGATGACAAGTTTGACCTGTTCCCAACAGATCGCACCAAGGCGCTCGACATGGACTTTGACGGTCTCCCCGATAGCTGGGAGGTAATTTATGCCCTCGACTATGCAATACCAGAAAATGCAGATTGGGATGACGACGACGACCAACTCAGCAACCGCCAGGAGTACCTACTCGGCACCAACCCACGCGATGACGACAGCGACAACGACGGCACTATTGACGGTCAAGATGCCTACCCGCTTGACAGCCGTTACCAAAACGATAGCGATAACGACGGCCTACCGGATAAATACGAGATAGCCAAGCAGTTAAATCCCCAATTTGCTGACCCTGTTAACGACGACTGGGATACCGATGGACTTAGTCTACTTCAGGAATTTCTTGCTGGAACTGATTTTAACAATCCAGATAGCGATGGCGATTATACTCCCGATGGAGATGACATTGATCCGACAAACCCGCAATACCGCGATGATTTTAACGGAAACAGGATCCCCGACGAGTGGGAGATCGAATACGGAATCTATAATCCGTTCCCGCCCGGACCACAAATACCGAGCTATATCTACGGAGATTTCGATACCGACGGGCTCGCAGATTACGACGAATTTATTCTGGGAACTGACCCGACAAAGCAAGATACCGATTTAGATGGCGAATGGGACGGCTCAGATCACTACCCCCTTAATACTGCGTATCGTAAAGACGGTGATCGCGACGGCATGCCGGATACCTTCGAAGACTTTTTTGGGTTTTACTCCTGGGACACCTTCGATGGCGCACTGGATATCGACGGAGACCAGCTGAACAACTCGCGTGAATTTCTTGCCGGCACTAATCCTCAGATACCGGATACCGATTTTGATGGTGTACTCGACGGTTTCGATTTATATCCGACAGACCCGACCAAGGCGCTGGACACTGATCACGACGGACTACCAGATAGCTGGGAAGTCATCAATCGTCTGGACTATACGTTTCCCGAAGATGCCGAATGGGACATGGAGCCCGATGGTCTCTCGAATATAGAAGAGTACCAACTGGGCACAAACCCCTGGGCTGCCGATAGCGACAAGGACGGCGTAGATGACATTGAAGATTTCGATCCACTGAATTCGGAATACGGTTTAGATTCAGATGGGGATGGTTTACCTGATGCCTACGAAAATCTGTACCCCCAATATTTGTCTGTCACCTTTCCAGACCCTGTCAATGAAGACCTCGATAGCGATGGTCTCACCCTGTTGGAAGAATTCCGCGCGGGGACTGATTTTATGGAACCGGATACCGACGGCGATACCGTTTGGGATGGCGAAGATGCCGCCCCCCTCAATCCTGCCTACGCATTCGATTATGACAGCGATGGTATGCCCGATGAGTATGAATATGAAAACGGCCTGTCGTCCGCCTTCCCCGACTCTGGTCTAGATTCAGACCAGGATGGACTAACCAATTACCAGGAATTCCTCTTAGGCACAGACCCACAAAACCGCGATACCGATGGCGATGGTTTCTGGGATGGGCAGGAACATTTCCCGCTTAATCCGAGTTTTGGATTTGATAGCGATCGTGATGGCATGCCCGATGAGTATGAAATTAAAAATGGCTTGGACCCCTATAATCTTTACGATGGTGGAGAAGACCTTGATGGCGATATGCTGAACAACTCCCAAGAGTTTTTAGCAGGCACCCGCCCGGATTCCCCCGACACCGATTTTGACGGCGTATTGGATGGTGACGACCTCTGGCCACTGGACCGCACCAAAGCCCTTGATTCCGATAAGGATGGCTTACCGGATGCTTGGGAAATCGTAAATCAGCTGGATTATCTGTATGCAGAAGATGCCAATTACGATATGGAACCCGACGGTTTGACCAACCTTCAGGAATTCCAGCTCGGCACCAATCCCTGGAAAGCGGATACCGATAACGACGGGGTGAATGACGATATCGACTTTGATCCACTCAACCCGGAATACGGCTTGGATACGGATGGCGACGGCTTGCCCGACGCCTACGAGCTGAAGTATCCGCAATATCTTTCGGTTGATTTTCCTGATCCGGTCGACGACGACTTTGATACCGACGGCCTCACCCTGCTGGAAGAATTCCAAGCCGGTAGCGACTTTATGGAACGCGATACCGACAACGATGGTCTGCTGGATGGCGACGATATCGCGCCGACCAATCCGCTGTACACCTTCGATGAAGACAACGACGGAATACCAAACGAGTACGAATACGAACACGGTCTTGCTCCATTTGAGGACGACAGTCAAGACGATCTTGATGGCGACTGGTTGAGCAATCTTCAGGAATTCCTCTTAGGCACAGACCCACAAAACCGCGATACCGATGGCGATGGTTTCTGGGATGGGCAGGAACATTTCCCGCTTAATCCGAGTTTTGGATTTGATAGCGATCGTGATGGCATGCCCGATGAGTATGAAATTAAAAATGGCTTGGACCCCTATAATCTTTACGATGGTGGAGAAGACCTTGATGGCGATATGCTGAACAACTCCCAAGAGTTTTTAGCAGGCACCCGCCCGGATTCCCCCGACACCGATTTTGACGGCGTATTGGATGGTGACGACCTCTGGCCACTGGACCGCACCAAAGCCCTTGATTCCGATAAGGATGGCTTACCGGATGCTTGGGAAATCGTAAATCAGCTGGATTATCTGTATGCAGAAGATGCCAATTACGATATGGAACCCGACGGTTTGACCAACCTTCAGGAATTCCAGCTCGGCACCAATCCCTGGAAAGCGGATACCGATAACGACGGGGTGAATGACGATATCGACTTTGATCCACTCAACCCGGAATACGGCTTGGATACGGATGGCGACGGCTTGCCCGACGCCTACGAGCTGAAGTATCCGCAATATCTTTCGGTTGATTTTCCTGATCCGGTCGACGACGACTTTGATACCGACGGCCTCACCCTGCTGGAAGAATTCCAAGCCGGTAGCGACTTTATGGAACGCGATACCGACAACGATGGTCTGCTGGATGGCGACGATATCGCGCCGACCAATCCGCTGTACACCTTCGATGAAGACAACGACGGAATACCAAACGAGTACGAATACGAACACGGTCTTGCTCCATTTGAGGACGACAGTCAAGACGATCTTGATGGCGACTGGTTGAGCAATCTTCAGGAATTCCTCTTAGGCACAGACCCACAAAACCGCGATACCGATGGCGATGGTTTCTGGGATGGGCAGGAACATTTCCCGCTTAATCCGAGTTTTGGATTTGATAGCGATCGTGATGGCATGCCCGATGAGTATGAAATTAAAAATGGCTTGGACCCCTATAATCTTTACGATGGTGGAGAAGACCTTGATGGCGATATGCTGAACAACTCCCAAGAGTTTTTAGCAGGCACCCGCCCGGATTCCCCCGACACCGATTTTGACGGCGTATTGGATGGTGACGACCTCTGGCCACTGGACCGCACCAAAGCCCTTGATTCCGATAAGGATGGCTTACCGGATGCTTGGGAAATCGTAAATCAGCTGGATTATCTGTATGCAGAAGATGCCAATTACGATATGGAACCCGACGGTTTGACCAACCTTCAGGAATTCCAGCTCGGCACCAATCCCTGGAAAGCGGATACCGATAACGACGGGGTGAATGACGATATCGACTTTGATCCACTCAACCCGGAATACGGCTTGGATACGGATGGCGACGGCTTGCCCGACGCCTACGAGCTGAAGTATCCGCAATATCTTTCGGTTGATTTTCCTGATCCGGTCGACGACGACTTTGATACCGACGGCCTCACCCTGCTGGAAGAATTCCAAGCCGGTAGCGACTTTATGGAACGCGATACCGACAACGATGGTCTGCTGGATGGCGACGATATCGCGCCGACCAATCCGCTGTACACCTTCGATGAAGACAACGACGGAATACCAAACGAGTACGAATACGAACACGGTCTTGCTCCATTTGAGGACGACAGTCAAGACGATCTTGATGGCGACTGGTTGAGCAATCTTCAGGAATTCCTCTTAGGCACAGACCCACAAAACCGCGATACCGATGGCGATGGTTTCTGGGATGGGCAGGAACATTTCCCATTATTGGCCGTCTACAGCTTCGACATGGACCGAGACGGCATACCTGCAGAGTGGGAAACGGACCATGGCAGCAGCGACTACAACACTGAAGATGCCCTTTTTGATAACGATGGTAATGGTTTGTCGAATCTTGACGAGTTTCTCGCAGCGGGCAGTCAGGGTTTAGACAGCGACTTGGATGGGATCCCTGATGATTATGAAATCAACAACGGCCTTGACCCTCAAGACCCGTATGATTCGGAACTGGATCTTGATGGCGACAACCTGACGAATCTGGAGGAATATTCGCTTGGCACCTCAGCGAACAACCCAGATTCCGATGGAGATCAGTTGGATGATTATTTCGAGGCCACTCATGAGCTTGACCCAACGGTCGATGGGGGCGAAGCCATGCAAGATAATGATTCAGATGGCCTAACGAATCTCCAAGAATATTTAGTTGGAACCAGTATTTCCAATCCTGACACGGACGGAGACCTAGTTCTCGATGGGGAGGACGACCTTCCGCTGGACCCAACTGAAACTGTTGATACTGATGGCGACGGCATCGGAAACATCACCGATACGGATGACGACAACGATGGTCTTTCGGACGAGACCGAGTCGAACCTGGGTGCTAACCCATTGCTCGCGGATATGGACGAGGATGGCGTAATCGACGGAGAAGATCCCGATTTTTACAACCCCAATGTGCCATTCATGAGGATCTACTTCGGAACTGAAGTTGAAGAAACACTCGGCTACGACATTAAAAATGTAGGCGATGTGAATATGGATGGCATCGTGGATTACGCAATATCTCGTATAGATGCTGCCTCCGAGGCACCTCACAAAGGTGAAGTTGATGTGTATTCAGGGTCGAGTGGTAACTTGCTTTACACGATTATTAACACGGTCTTCCAGGAGGGAACGTCAGTACTCGGAACGGTAATTGAACCTGCTGGTGATCTGAACGGTGACGGCTACGCAGACTTACTTTTAGGCGTTGAATACAGCGATACTAACGGAATCCGAAGTGGCACGCTACTGTTCTACTCTGGGTACGACGGTTCTCTTTTGAGAAAAGTTTATGGTGATGCTGCGAAAGCGAAATTGGGCAACAATATAGTAAAAGTAGGAGATCTTGATGAGGATGGTCTACCTGAATTTGTTGCAGGGCAATCCTTACTTACCGCTGATGGATCGTACGACAACTATGTGCGGATTTATTCAGGGAACGATGGCTCGATGCTGTTAAATTTGTTCGTGGCAGACTACGCTCCCACACCTCCTGTTAGCTTCAGTTTAGGCGATATAAACTCTGATGGAGTACCCGATTTCGGAGTTGTTGCTGCAGTATATACCGACACTTCAACAATCATAGCGTACTCTGGACGTGACCATTCTGTGATCTACCAATCCGACCTTGGAGACGTTAGGAGTATAAAACGGCATCAAGTGGCGACTATTGCCGATAACAACGGCGATGGCATCAGTGACCTGTTGATCGGATTTCCAAATAGTTCTGATCCCAACCTGAAAAACGGAGCGGTTAAAATAATTTCAGGTTCTGATGGCAGCATTTTAAAGACGCTAAGCGTGCCGATCGATAAAATCTATCTTGGCCAAAGTGTCGCCGATGTCGGCGACGTGGATGGAGACGGCGTTTCAGATGTTGCTGCAGGCACAACAGACAGCCCTTGGGGTCAACGCAATATTATTTTCGTCTTGTCTGGAAAAACAGGAGAAATTTTAGCCGAATTTCACACTCCTTCGGGCAGTGAAGATTGCGCTCGAATGTCAAGTCTAGACAACATAGACAATCAAATAGGTTCCGAATTTCTCATCAGTTTCTGTGCTGAAGGGGAAAATGATTCACAGTTGGGACGTGTGGCATTGGTCTCTTTATATGGCGACAACGACAACGACCTTATGCCCCATGCATGGGAGCTAAATTACGGTCTCGATCCCTTCGACCCCAGCGATGCCGATGGCGATCTGGATGGCGATGGATTTACCAACGTGGAGGAATACTTAAATGGAACACCACCCAATGAAGCCGCAGAAGTATTCTCATTGAATATTTCGACACTCACCCCTGCTCCCGTTACCCGTGTTAACTTTCTGGATTATCCCCCCATGAGCTACGGCTGGAGTCAAGATAAAGAACGCGATGGTACGGTCACTGTACTGGACGATGGTGCTACGCTCTATATGGAAGGTAATCGCTGGCAGCGAATTGCGTTACAATATGAAATGACGCCCAACACAGTTATCGAATTCGATTTCAGAAGTGATTTAGCCGGCGAAATCCAAGGATTGGGTTTCGATGTAGATGATGGCATTGATGCCAGTATTACATTTGCAGTTTATGGAACTCAAAACTGGGGCATAAGGGACTACCGGTACAACCAACCTGGTGAATACCAACACATGGCTATCGATGCGGGGCAATTCTATACAATTGATGCGAATTATCTAATCTTCAGTGGGGACGATGATCGAAATAAAGCTGGTATTAGCTATTTTAGTAACATACTGGTTTATGAAAGTGATCAACCAACCGAACCCTATTTTGAAGTGAGCTCAGAAACATCATGGAGTGATCTCGCTGTTTCACTTTACGGTGATGTTCGCATAGGTAGCCAGCTCGAAGACTTATTGGGATTAAATTATGCCTTGGTGCCCGGCACAATTATTCCGCAAAGTTCGCTTCCGACAAGCGTTGCAATTCACTATTGA
- a CDS encoding polyisoprenoid-binding protein YceI has product MRIVVAGIFLLLMSGCVSLITPRVKTELVEIREGQYELDSDHAALLFKVDHLGLSTFVGRFEKFDATLDFDPENMSASRLEAVVDMASINVNNPEFASTIKGGDWFNIESYPQAIYRTQSVGKVDGNRVEYIGELTFLGKTNPVVIWVTFRGGAMNMLTGRYTLGFSASGEFKRSDFGLDNYIPAVGDLIELEIHAEFQRK; this is encoded by the coding sequence ATGCGAATAGTTGTGGCCGGTATATTTCTGTTATTGATGTCTGGGTGCGTTAGTTTAATTACGCCACGCGTCAAAACAGAGTTGGTGGAAATTCGTGAAGGTCAGTATGAACTCGACAGTGATCATGCAGCACTCTTGTTTAAAGTCGATCATCTAGGCTTATCAACATTTGTGGGGCGCTTTGAAAAATTTGACGCAACCTTGGATTTTGACCCAGAAAATATGAGTGCCTCGCGTTTGGAGGCGGTTGTTGATATGGCGAGCATTAACGTGAACAATCCTGAATTTGCCAGCACAATAAAAGGGGGTGACTGGTTTAATATAGAGAGCTACCCACAAGCCATTTACCGCACCCAGTCAGTGGGAAAAGTTGATGGTAATCGAGTGGAGTATATTGGTGAGTTAACCTTTTTGGGCAAAACCAATCCGGTTGTTATCTGGGTTACTTTTCGAGGCGGTGCAATGAATATGTTAACTGGCCGTTACACACTGGGATTTTCCGCCAGCGGTGAATTTAAACGTTCGGATTTCGGGTTGGATAATTATATCCCCGCAGTGGGTGATCTTATTGAATTAGAAATTCATGCGGAGTTTCAGAGAAAGTAA
- a CDS encoding beta-glucosidase codes for MHHTIKPTRNPLTILLITGCMLACDKTVEESPQHTKSAPHTPAYLNAELDIDTRVEDLVARMDIAEKISQMYNESPAIERLGVLPYDWWNEALHGVARAGKATVFPQAIGMAAMWSDKLMLEIATAISDEARAKHHYFLQNHVIFRYTGLTFWSPNINIFRDPRWGRGQETYGEDPFLTATLAVPFIRGLQGNDPKYLKTAAMAKHYAVHSGPEKSRHSDNYIASSKDLYETYLPAFEKAVVDANVESVMCAYNRVNGEPACGNDQLLKDILRGKWQFQGHVVSDCGAIADFYAPEAHAVVLAPAQAAAWAVRSGTDLNCGTGRLSTFANLHFALQRGLITEAEIDTAVKHLFKTRFKLGMFDPPEQVTYAQIPMDVVGSEKHLALTQKAAEKSFVLLKNDGILPLKKDITVAVIGPNATNPTVLVGNYHGEPIKPVTPLQGIRDYHGEKRVSYAPGSALAANQFGHFETIEPKFFFHKNIQGELQPGLEAAYYHADKNNGRDTNPVFKRIDANIDFYWARSPIDQTVRDEYSVVWQGYLKPLASGIYMFDSREKIYIDGEIIEDEIYLNADQLYNFKAEQTFLHAFWGQPLEPFAKVRWINRSENLIGAAVSVAKHADVIIFTGGISADLEGEEMDVVVDGFDHGDRTQIKLPKSQGELLKILYKLNKPIVLVNFSGSAMALNWENDHVNAILQGFYPGEASGSALARILWGEVSPSGRLPITFYKGTEDLPEFKDYSMNNRTYKYYQGEVLYPFGHGLSYTQFSYSELRVPQQIAPDTPLSIEATISNTGTIHSDEVVQLYVAMKQAPVKVPQIELKGFQRVNLAPGEQQTILFNLRGGDLTYIDEDGTKKPYEGNLYISVGSGQPKYLKTPQFVETTLNIKK; via the coding sequence ATGCATCACACCATAAAACCAACACGCAACCCTTTGACCATACTCCTTATTACCGGTTGTATGTTAGCCTGTGATAAAACTGTAGAGGAATCGCCGCAACACACTAAATCAGCGCCTCACACACCCGCGTACCTGAATGCAGAACTCGACATTGACACTCGCGTAGAAGACCTTGTAGCACGCATGGATATCGCAGAGAAAATATCGCAGATGTACAACGAATCACCCGCTATAGAGCGGCTTGGAGTACTCCCCTACGACTGGTGGAATGAAGCGCTCCACGGTGTCGCAAGAGCTGGAAAAGCGACAGTTTTCCCTCAAGCAATAGGCATGGCGGCGATGTGGAGTGACAAACTCATGTTAGAAATTGCAACAGCAATTTCAGATGAAGCGCGAGCAAAGCACCACTATTTTCTCCAAAACCATGTCATATTCCGGTACACCGGTCTCACTTTCTGGTCACCCAACATTAACATTTTCCGCGACCCGAGGTGGGGTCGTGGCCAGGAAACCTACGGCGAAGACCCCTTTCTAACCGCGACCCTGGCCGTACCGTTCATTCGCGGTCTGCAAGGGAATGACCCCAAATACCTGAAGACCGCTGCCATGGCGAAACATTATGCAGTACACAGCGGGCCTGAAAAATCACGACATTCGGATAATTACATCGCAAGCTCAAAAGACTTATACGAAACCTACCTGCCCGCATTTGAAAAAGCGGTTGTTGATGCCAATGTTGAATCCGTAATGTGTGCCTACAACCGCGTTAACGGTGAACCTGCTTGCGGTAACGATCAACTGCTCAAAGACATACTGCGCGGCAAGTGGCAATTTCAGGGGCATGTGGTTTCCGATTGTGGTGCAATCGCCGATTTTTATGCTCCCGAGGCCCACGCAGTGGTCCTGGCGCCAGCTCAGGCTGCAGCGTGGGCAGTGCGCAGCGGTACGGATCTGAATTGCGGTACCGGACGCCTCAGTACATTTGCCAATCTGCATTTTGCCTTGCAACGCGGATTAATTACCGAAGCCGAAATCGATACAGCGGTAAAACATCTCTTTAAAACACGCTTCAAACTGGGTATGTTCGATCCCCCCGAACAAGTAACCTATGCACAAATACCCATGGATGTCGTTGGTTCAGAGAAGCATCTGGCACTTACACAAAAAGCGGCAGAAAAATCATTTGTGTTACTAAAAAACGACGGCATATTACCGTTAAAAAAAGATATCACAGTCGCTGTTATAGGCCCTAACGCAACCAACCCTACTGTACTGGTGGGGAATTATCACGGTGAGCCAATAAAACCCGTGACACCCCTGCAGGGGATTCGAGATTACCACGGTGAAAAACGCGTGAGTTACGCGCCTGGTTCGGCGCTAGCGGCCAATCAATTTGGACATTTCGAAACCATCGAACCGAAATTTTTCTTTCATAAAAATATACAAGGTGAATTGCAACCTGGCTTAGAGGCGGCGTACTACCATGCCGATAAAAACAATGGCCGCGACACGAATCCGGTATTTAAGCGCATCGATGCCAACATCGATTTTTATTGGGCTCGCTCCCCCATAGATCAGACAGTTCGCGACGAATATAGTGTTGTATGGCAAGGGTATTTAAAACCTCTAGCCTCCGGAATTTACATGTTTGATAGCCGCGAGAAAATATATATTGATGGCGAAATCATCGAAGATGAAATTTACTTAAATGCTGATCAGCTATACAACTTCAAAGCGGAACAAACCTTTTTACATGCGTTTTGGGGCCAACCATTAGAACCTTTTGCAAAGGTGCGTTGGATCAACCGTTCCGAAAATTTAATTGGCGCGGCGGTTTCTGTAGCGAAACACGCAGATGTTATTATTTTTACCGGCGGTATTTCCGCAGATTTGGAAGGTGAGGAAATGGATGTGGTAGTCGATGGCTTTGATCACGGAGATCGCACACAAATCAAGCTACCCAAATCCCAGGGAGAGCTACTTAAAATACTTTACAAGCTCAACAAACCGATAGTGTTGGTTAATTTCAGTGGTAGCGCAATGGCTCTGAATTGGGAAAACGACCACGTGAATGCAATACTTCAGGGCTTTTACCCAGGTGAAGCAAGCGGTAGCGCGCTAGCCCGCATATTATGGGGAGAAGTGTCTCCCTCTGGCAGGCTACCAATTACCTTTTATAAAGGAACAGAGGATTTACCCGAATTTAAAGATTATAGTATGAACAACCGCACTTATAAATATTACCAAGGCGAAGTACTCTATCCCTTTGGCCACGGTCTAAGCTATACGCAATTTAGCTACAGTGAGTTACGCGTACCTCAACAGATCGCACCCGATACCCCCCTATCAATTGAGGCTACAATTAGTAATACTGGTACCATACACAGTGATGAAGTTGTTCAGCTTTATGTAGCAATGAAGCAGGCTCCTGTAAAAGTCCCTCAAATCGAGCTCAAAGGGTTTCAGCGTGTCAATCTCGCGCCCGGTGAACAGCAAACAATTCTGTTTAACTTGAGGGGAGGCGATCTTACTTATATCGATGAGGATGGAACAAAAAAACCTTATGAGGGAAATCTCTACATCAGTGTTGGCAGCGGACAACCCAAGTATTTAAAAACACCTCAATTTGTTGAAACAACATTAAACATAAAAAAATAA